The Planococcus versutus genome contains a region encoding:
- a CDS encoding cytochrome c oxidase subunit II yields MHLHKYEKIWLTLGVISLIIFLSVVGVSAFSQNHTPAGGMETIDPKKVNETAPFDNPGVTQLDDDTYQATIVAMAFGYTAPELKVPVGKEVVFKVTSTDVVHSFTIDNTKVNMMVVPGRITTKSYTFEKPGTYLILCNEYCGTGHHMMYTEIEVYEE; encoded by the coding sequence ATGCATCTTCATAAATACGAAAAAATTTGGCTAACTTTAGGGGTTATATCTCTAATTATATTCTTAAGTGTAGTGGGAGTGAGCGCGTTTTCTCAGAATCATACACCTGCTGGAGGGATGGAAACCATTGACCCTAAAAAAGTGAACGAAACAGCACCGTTTGACAATCCGGGAGTCACGCAATTAGATGACGATACATATCAAGCAACCATTGTGGCAATGGCTTTTGGGTACACAGCACCTGAATTGAAAGTTCCGGTAGGCAAAGAAGTCGTTTTTAAAGTTACCAGTACGGATGTAGTTCATAGTTTTACGATTGATAACACGAAAGTCAATATGATGGTCGTTCCAGGTCGCATTACGACAAAATCGTATACGTTTGAAAAGCCCGGTACGTATTTGATTCTTTGCAATGAATACTGTGGGACAGGTCACCATATGATGTATACAGAAATAGAGGTGTATGAAGAATGA
- a CDS encoding glutathione peroxidase, whose protein sequence is MTIYDIAVPKPDGEEYLLNEYKGKAMLIVNTATKCGLRDQFEDLEKLYEEYKDQGLVVLGFPSNQFKQEEATGAEAQEVCQMTYGVTFPMHDLIKVNGEDAHPLFSYLTSNTKGFLTSGIKWNFTKFLVDQNGNIISRFSPKDTPRSFEKDIQKVLAK, encoded by the coding sequence ATGACTATTTACGATATCGCTGTACCAAAACCAGACGGAGAAGAATACCTATTAAACGAATACAAAGGGAAAGCTATGCTCATCGTCAACACGGCAACCAAATGTGGATTGCGTGATCAGTTTGAGGACCTCGAAAAACTGTACGAAGAATACAAAGATCAAGGATTGGTTGTTCTTGGCTTTCCATCTAATCAGTTTAAACAAGAAGAAGCTACCGGTGCAGAAGCACAAGAAGTGTGTCAAATGACGTATGGTGTCACTTTTCCCATGCACGACTTGATAAAGGTTAACGGAGAAGATGCACATCCGCTGTTTAGCTATTTAACGAGTAACACAAAGGGATTTCTAACAAGTGGCATCAAATGGAACTTCACGAAATTCTTAGTTGATCAAAACGGCAACATCATTTCACGGTTTTCGCCAAAAGATACACCTCGATCATTTGAAAAAGATATTCAAAAAGTACTCGCCAAGTAA
- a CDS encoding MarR family winged helix-turn-helix transcriptional regulator, which produces MKQPTKLEQQLCFEVYKASSNFSKMYANALEPFKLTFPQYLVLLVLWEENDVLTKNISERLGLGIGTVNPIIKRMIDNGHLIKKQSQTDKRAFVISLTEQAKDEQPAIEKAVFEIVTSCNFMGVNATTLMKNLKELNATFNTMDF; this is translated from the coding sequence ATGAAACAACCGACAAAACTAGAGCAGCAATTGTGTTTTGAAGTTTATAAAGCTTCTAGTAACTTTTCGAAAATGTATGCAAACGCATTAGAACCATTCAAGTTAACATTTCCACAGTATTTAGTGCTTCTTGTGTTATGGGAAGAAAACGATGTATTAACGAAAAACATTAGCGAACGACTAGGTCTTGGTATTGGTACCGTAAATCCCATCATTAAGCGAATGATTGACAATGGCCACTTGATAAAAAAACAATCTCAAACCGATAAACGTGCATTTGTGATTTCATTGACAGAACAAGCCAAAGATGAACAACCCGCAATTGAAAAGGCTGTTTTCGAAATAGTGACTAGCTGCAACTTTATGGGAGTTAACGCGACTACGTTGATGAAAAATTTAAAAGAGCTCAATGCAACTTTTAACACGATGGACTTTTAA
- a CDS encoding GTP pyrophosphokinase, whose translation MKTTIEDDLRKMKDSKKEVMRFMMGYKFALDEINTKINILQQEFQFVHDYNPIENVSSRVKTPESIMRKAAKKGIELSHSDIKATITDIAGIRITCSFETDIYRLSAMLQHQDDLKVLEVKDYIKNPKSNGYRSLHLLLVVPVFMSDRVEEVCVEVQIRTIAMDFWASLEHKIYYKYNKEVPADIIRELKESAESAAHLDRKMEKIQLRMNKLKDQVEVEEDFSEIFIDKERFYLPKNFTLIEQTDVNL comes from the coding sequence ATGAAAACGACTATAGAAGACGACTTACGAAAAATGAAAGACTCTAAAAAAGAAGTCATGAGATTCATGATGGGTTATAAATTTGCATTAGATGAAATCAATACAAAAATCAATATTTTGCAACAAGAGTTCCAATTTGTTCATGACTATAATCCAATAGAAAATGTCAGTTCAAGAGTGAAAACGCCTGAAAGCATTATGAGAAAAGCAGCAAAAAAAGGAATTGAACTTTCTCATTCGGATATTAAAGCGACTATTACAGACATTGCGGGCATTCGAATTACATGTTCGTTTGAGACCGATATTTATCGCCTGAGCGCGATGCTGCAACATCAAGATGATTTGAAAGTTCTTGAAGTCAAAGATTACATTAAAAATCCAAAGTCAAATGGTTATCGCAGTTTGCATTTATTGCTAGTAGTTCCTGTTTTCATGTCGGACCGTGTAGAAGAAGTGTGCGTAGAAGTACAAATTAGAACCATTGCAATGGATTTTTGGGCTAGTCTCGAACATAAAATCTACTATAAATACAACAAAGAAGTTCCAGCTGATATCATTAGAGAGTTAAAAGAATCAGCAGAGTCGGCAGCTCATCTAGATCGCAAAATGGAGAAAATTCAATTGCGCATGAACAAGCTGAAAGACCAAGTCGAAGTCGAAGAAGATTTTTCTGAAATCTTTATCGACAAAGAACGGTTCTATTTGCCAAAAAATTTCACGTTAATCGAACAAACTGACGTGAATCTGTAG
- a CDS encoding TetR/AcrR family transcriptional regulator, with protein MPKLTFYNLSIEKQQHLIDIAKEEFSNASLSDASIANIVKAAGISRGSFYQYFEGKEDLYFYLLNGYTAGRKKIFRDILETKNGDLFQAMSEFYQTTVKEEELLDFKRNVLLNMTEQVETKFIKIVDEEESEEEFRRISSLIDKNKLNSSDNKELYHLLKIIMSVTIRNWIEYFAKNLTVEESIANYELELKLLGTGLSRG; from the coding sequence TTGCCAAAGCTAACTTTTTATAACTTATCTATTGAAAAACAGCAGCATTTAATTGATATAGCAAAAGAAGAATTTTCAAATGCGTCTTTATCAGATGCATCAATTGCCAATATTGTTAAAGCTGCTGGGATTTCTCGCGGTAGTTTTTATCAGTATTTTGAAGGAAAAGAAGACCTTTATTTTTACTTACTAAACGGCTATACAGCAGGGCGCAAAAAGATATTTAGAGATATACTTGAAACAAAAAATGGAGATCTATTTCAAGCTATGAGCGAGTTTTACCAGACCACTGTGAAAGAAGAAGAATTGCTCGACTTTAAAAGAAACGTGCTTTTAAATATGACCGAACAAGTTGAAACTAAGTTTATCAAGATTGTTGACGAAGAAGAATCTGAAGAGGAATTCAGAAGAATCAGTAGTTTAATCGATAAGAACAAGTTGAATAGTTCGGACAACAAAGAACTATATCATTTACTTAAAATCATCATGTCGGTGACTATAAGAAATTGGATTGAATATTTTGCTAAAAACTTAACGGTGGAAGAGTCTATCGCTAATTATGAACTAGAATTAAAGTTGCTAGGAACGGGACTTTCACGTGGGTAA
- a CDS encoding Crp/Fnr family transcriptional regulator — protein MKSNMRNTDALTGIDELLSVCHQVKEIKKGDFLFREGDLTEGISIIRSGKIRIEKVTPDGRELTLKICGPGQLVGEVTIFSDASKYVLDARAIEDAVYLQISIKDLEEAMQSNGRLAIAFMKWMGIDQQKTQTKFRDLLLHGKKGALYSTLIRLSNSYGIEKEKGILIDMVLTNQDLANFCGMTREVVNRMLADLKKKDILSVDEGKILVHNLGYLKTETNCENCPVYLCKID, from the coding sequence TTGAAATCTAATATGAGAAACACCGACGCATTAACAGGCATCGACGAATTATTGTCCGTCTGCCACCAAGTAAAAGAAATAAAAAAAGGGGATTTTTTATTTCGTGAAGGAGATCTGACTGAAGGAATTTCAATCATTCGGTCAGGCAAAATCAGGATTGAAAAAGTAACACCCGATGGTCGTGAATTGACGCTTAAGATCTGTGGACCAGGTCAATTAGTAGGAGAAGTAACTATTTTTTCCGATGCCTCTAAATATGTGTTAGATGCACGTGCGATAGAAGATGCTGTGTATCTTCAAATTTCTATAAAAGATTTAGAAGAAGCGATGCAGTCGAATGGTCGCTTAGCCATAGCATTTATGAAGTGGATGGGAATTGATCAACAAAAAACGCAAACAAAATTCCGGGATTTGCTACTTCATGGCAAAAAAGGAGCTCTGTATTCAACTTTAATTCGTCTGTCAAACAGTTATGGCATCGAAAAAGAAAAAGGAATTTTGATTGATATGGTATTAACAAACCAAGATCTTGCCAACTTTTGCGGAATGACAAGAGAAGTGGTTAACCGTATGTTAGCCGATTTGAAGAAAAAAGACATTTTAAGTGTAGATGAAGGAAAAATACTAGTGCATAATCTGGGTTATTTAAAAACCGAAACAAATTGTGAAAACTGTCCGGTTTACTTATGTAAAATTGATTGA
- a CDS encoding methyltransferase family protein — protein sequence MTVMEWIFTAISIFWLSEFLIFRNRGVGQGDSLEKRTFMMIFGVLIGTILLGFVLQELKSFELIAWLGQVIGIILLATGVFLRFWGIIHLKSQFTRYVTVREGDEIVSTGPYRKLRHPLYTGLFLITIGMALFFSSIIAAIVGGTGMIWALLQRIKYEEALLIEKFGPDYEQWMKQRARLIPFIY from the coding sequence ATGACGGTGATGGAATGGATTTTTACAGCAATTAGTATATTTTGGCTCAGTGAATTTTTGATTTTTCGCAATCGTGGGGTTGGACAAGGCGATTCGTTAGAAAAACGTACTTTTATGATGATTTTTGGTGTGCTAATCGGAACAATTTTACTAGGATTTGTGTTGCAAGAGCTCAAATCATTTGAATTGATCGCATGGCTCGGACAAGTAATAGGCATCATCCTTCTTGCCACGGGTGTGTTTTTACGCTTTTGGGGAATTATTCATTTAAAATCACAATTCACACGTTACGTTACAGTTCGTGAAGGCGATGAAATCGTGAGTACGGGTCCATACCGCAAACTAAGACATCCGCTTTATACCGGTTTGTTTTTAATCACGATTGGTATGGCGCTATTCTTTAGTAGTATCATTGCAGCCATTGTGGGGGGCACCGGTATGATTTGGGCATTGCTTCAACGGATTAAATATGAAGAAGCGTTGCTTATCGAGAAATTTGGTCCGGATTATGAACAGTGGATGAAACAACGTGCAAGACTCATTCCATTTATTTATTAA
- a CDS encoding b(o/a)3-type cytochrome-c oxidase subunit 1, whose protein sequence is MIALQDRKIALWNIGVAYTAFLIGTLCGLLQVFIRNDALQLPAWLDYYQILTAHGVLLALIYTTFFIFGFFITGMSKSLGSFGPKVRLFSWIGFWVTLLGTVMATAMIISGQASVMYTFYAPLKASGFFYVGLALVIIGTWISSFALVGHYRVWRKNHKGQLSPLFAFMTITTIIMWIIACLGVVATVLFQYIPWAFGWTDTIDVELSRSLFWYFGHPLVYFWLLPAYMAWYVIVPKLLGVKVFSDSLARMSFVLFILFSIPVGFHHQLTEPGISNFWKFLQVVLTFMVIVPSLMTAFSMFATFEIAGRKNGGKGLFGWFTKLPWKDIRFTSIFIAMLFFIPGGAGGIINASFQLNEVVHNTLWIVGHFHITVGTPVAMTFMGVTFWLIPYLTGRKFTKSMKVLGLVQIITWSIGMLLMSTAQHLLGLLGAPRRTAYSSYNNHPSSAEWFDGILTNHVTMAIGGSILFMSAMILIYIVIMTMFLSPKAVEAKDMVDFPLAESDMSNTPKWLENWWIWIGLALALIALAYAIPLTHMIQHAPPGSEGFKTW, encoded by the coding sequence ATGATTGCTTTGCAAGATCGCAAAATTGCTTTATGGAATATCGGTGTCGCCTATACTGCATTTTTAATCGGGACTTTATGTGGACTACTTCAAGTATTTATCCGCAATGACGCACTTCAATTGCCTGCTTGGTTGGATTATTACCAAATCTTAACGGCACACGGTGTCTTGCTCGCACTTATCTATACGACATTTTTTATTTTTGGTTTCTTTATTACAGGAATGAGTAAGAGTTTAGGTAGCTTTGGACCTAAAGTTCGCTTGTTTTCTTGGATTGGTTTTTGGGTGACCTTGCTTGGGACTGTTATGGCAACGGCTATGATCATTTCTGGACAAGCTTCTGTCATGTATACCTTTTATGCACCTTTAAAAGCAAGTGGCTTTTTCTATGTCGGACTTGCGTTAGTGATTATTGGAACATGGATTAGTAGTTTTGCGTTGGTGGGGCATTACCGTGTATGGCGTAAAAATCACAAAGGGCAGTTAAGTCCGTTGTTTGCTTTTATGACCATTACAACCATTATCATGTGGATCATTGCATGTCTTGGAGTTGTAGCGACGGTTCTGTTTCAATACATTCCGTGGGCATTTGGATGGACCGATACGATTGATGTCGAACTCAGTCGCTCATTGTTTTGGTATTTTGGTCATCCTCTCGTTTACTTTTGGTTGCTGCCAGCCTATATGGCTTGGTACGTGATTGTACCAAAACTGTTAGGTGTAAAAGTTTTTAGTGATTCACTGGCACGTATGTCTTTCGTTTTGTTTATCTTGTTTTCAATTCCGGTTGGTTTTCACCACCAGCTGACAGAACCGGGTATCTCGAATTTTTGGAAATTTCTTCAGGTTGTTTTAACATTTATGGTCATCGTTCCATCATTGATGACGGCATTCTCGATGTTTGCAACATTTGAAATTGCAGGTCGTAAAAACGGCGGCAAAGGTCTTTTCGGTTGGTTTACGAAATTGCCTTGGAAAGATATTCGCTTTACGTCTATTTTTATCGCCATGCTGTTCTTTATTCCAGGTGGAGCAGGCGGGATTATCAATGCGAGTTTTCAGTTAAACGAAGTGGTTCATAATACGTTATGGATTGTTGGACATTTCCATATTACTGTAGGAACGCCAGTAGCGATGACATTTATGGGCGTAACCTTTTGGCTGATCCCCTATTTAACAGGTCGGAAATTTACTAAATCTATGAAAGTTCTAGGACTGGTGCAAATTATTACGTGGTCTATCGGGATGCTATTAATGTCGACAGCGCAGCATCTATTAGGTCTTCTCGGAGCACCAAGAAGAACTGCTTACTCTAGTTATAACAATCATCCCTCTTCAGCAGAATGGTTTGATGGTATTTTAACCAATCACGTCACAATGGCAATTGGCGGCAGCATTTTGTTTATGTCGGCAATGATTTTGATTTACATCGTTATCATGACGATGTTCCTTTCACCCAAAGCTGTTGAAGCGAAAGATATGGTCGATTTTCCGTTGGCTGAAAGTGATATGAGCAATACGCCGAAATGGTTAGAGAATTGGTGGATTTGGATTGGTCTTGCTTTAGCACTCATTGCACTTGCCTATGCAATTCCGCTAACACATATGATTCAACATGCACCGCCAGGCTCAGAAGGATTCAAAACGTGGTAG
- a CDS encoding organic hydroperoxide resistance protein has protein sequence MKTLFETTMINTGGRDGAVYSPDNIFYMDVAKPKALGGNATTATNPEQLFAAGYSACFNSALELVLEAGKVEIEKSEVTATVALIGDQADGGVKLAVKLVVDITGIDQELKQEYVEKAHKTCPYSKAIQGSVEVEITVL, from the coding sequence ATGAAAACACTATTTGAAACAACTATGATCAACACAGGCGGAAGAGACGGAGCAGTTTACTCACCCGATAATATTTTCTATATGGATGTAGCTAAACCAAAGGCGCTTGGTGGAAACGCAACAACAGCAACAAATCCAGAACAACTTTTCGCGGCTGGTTATAGTGCATGCTTTAACAGTGCGTTGGAATTGGTACTCGAAGCGGGTAAAGTAGAGATAGAAAAAAGTGAAGTAACAGCAACTGTTGCATTAATCGGAGACCAAGCAGATGGTGGCGTGAAACTAGCGGTAAAATTAGTTGTCGATATTACAGGAATTGACCAAGAACTAAAGCAAGAATATGTAGAAAAAGCACACAAAACATGCCCGTATTCAAAAGCGATTCAAGGGTCTGTAGAGGTAGAAATAACTGTTTTATAA